GAGATCAATAATGTAACAGAGTTATGGGTTTTGGTTAGGCTTTATGATTGATTggttctctctcttttcttttgaagtAATTGATGTATGAATTCATACAGGAGTTGCAGACTAAGGGAACATTAGCTGCAAGGAACTGATGAGTAATCCGTCTGCTTATAGCAAGAACATTCGTGGAGCCTTCTCTTATTGCGTGCAGCAAGTTCGTAGTTATGATTACCATCACTACCTTTGCCTTCTCCAGCTTCTTCCAGATATGCGTAAGGCTGCATTTGTTCTCCGTGCTTTCAATGTTGAAACTGCACGGGCCATGGATGTTGCATCTGATCCCAATACTGGGCTCATGCGCCTTCTATGGTGGCAAGATACAATTGACAAATTGTTTGCGAAGAAAAAGGTTGAACACCCAGTTGCGCAAGCCCTCTCCTCGGTGATTTCAGATTATAAGATCAGCAAGCACTGGCTGAAGCGCTCTGTTGATGCCAGAATAAAGGATGCAAGTCGGGAAGGAGTGATTCCTGAAACTATTGCAGATTTGGAGCAGTATGCAGAAGACACTGCGTCAACAATGCTCTACATGACTCTTCAAGCTGGTGGCATTCGCTCAACAAACGTTGATCATGCAGCTTCCCACATTGGCAAAGCCAGCGGGCTTCTTCTCCTGCTCAAGTCCTTGCCTTACCATGGGAGTCGCCAAGGAAGGATAGAATACATTCCTGCCGACGTTGCTAGTAGGCACGGTTTACTAACAACAAGCAATGGAGGACCGGAGATCAAGATAGAGTCAAGTGAGGCACTTCCAGATGCTGTGTTTGAGGTGGCCTCTGTGGCTAGTCTTCATCTGCAAAAAGCTCGGGAGTTGGCTCCCACAATTCCTCCTGAGGCTCTTCCTGTGCTCCTGCCAGCCGTGCCTGCACAAGTGCTTTTGGATACTTTACGACGAAGGAACTTCAACGTCTTCGATTCCAGGATTTCACGGGGTATCCATGGCATCTCTCCGCTATGGTATCTATTGAAGCTAAAATGGCATGCCTGGAGAAAAACAtattaacttgatcttctggcaggtCAAATTGTTGTTtgaagttctttttttttttcagagtTTATAATCTTTTTTGTCCCAATAAATTCATGATCCTTTGTTTCAAGGCTTCAAAAACAATAGAATTAGTTTTGCAGAATTTTTTTCTGGAAATGTTATTATGATCCAGTGTCTAAGTAAAACAGGCAGAAAAATACAAATCGTGACTTTTCTCCATTTATGTTTGTCATCTTTGCTTAGGGCCTTGCTATTAATCTTCTCTTTATGTTATAATTTCGTCGGAAACTCCAAAGTGATCCAAACTTTATCATTTAGTTAGAACGTGAGAACTTCACATATGACGAGAAATTTTAGTCGGACAAAATCTAGGTAACAAGGTTCAAATCTCATCCTAGATATATTACACTTGGGTCATCCTTCAAGATTTATCTatactttttgatttattttaatgtcATGAACAAAGTTTGATTATAAAAAAAAGGGTTAAATATTAGTTTATGAAAATTGTGATATCTTATCGATCTTAAACTTTTTCGACTGAACCGATCTTTTCTGGTCCGGTCCAATTCGACTCGACTCGGCTTGACTTTGATTCACACCAGTGAGAGCATCAGCAACGTGTAAACCATGGCCAATAAATCCCACCCAGCTCAAGGTGGGACAAGGTGGCCCGAGCAGGACAAGCCTCCACCCGCTCTGCCACCGCACCAGCACCCAAAAATTAAAAGGGGGCCACCCTAATGATCGGGTCCATCCACGCCGGGCCCCACCCAGCCATCATCATATCCTCTTCctcgctcttcttcctcctttggtGCCCAAGAAGCCACTAGAGTGGCCGAGTCAAATGGGTAATAAAGAAGAACAACTTTTACTACTATTCTTTAAGTTTAAAACTGCATTGCATGTCATGCCTTCTTCTTATTCCCTTCTTTTTCTCCTCTTCTTGTTCTCAATGTTACGAGCTGAGgcaagaaggaaaaaaaaggaagaagaagcatgcatGATGTTGGAAGGTGGGAAAAGGTGGGTGGGGACAATgagttttttctttcttttttaaatgaatttttttaaaaaaaatcattttacttCTCATATTTTAACGTTTTCTAAAAATATcctatacttttattttttttattagtgtcaaaattaaataaaatttaatgatGTTCAACCCCATTTAATAAAATAACtaatccaaattaaattaattttttatatatttttaaatttgtttgatgGTTGGTGAGCTTGATATTAGCCAACAAAATTAACTGTAAAAATATTAACGGAATGAGAGGAAATGGTAATCTTGAGACTAcaagaatgttttaaaaaatagataaaatatttttctttcgaaagaattaattaattaatttaattgagaagaaaaggaagagatcaTATAAAAGGCGAGGGATGGCGATATTTTAGAAGGTGCAGAAGGGTCCCACACATTGCTGGATTACAGGGACAGTGGAGGTGGCCGTTCAGTTACGTCTCCGCCATTATATGCCtgcctttctttctttcttttgtattttccccACACCCTAATTTTACCTCCCCGCTAACTAAACTCCTTTATTTTTTAGGGTAGCCATGATTTTTCTATTGTATTCAAATTTCAATGATATGAATTAAAGAAAGGCATGGAAAATTAtgacctttttttttaaaaaaaaattactaattagTTAGTAGGGAGTTAGTTTTGTTAGGGTTCACATATATTTCTTTAGAAGCTCCGTTGAGGAAGTATTCAATTGCACTCATATTTGATCATGGGAATATTGCACAAGAATATGTCGATCAACTCTATTTAATTTCACTATATAGTGACGAAATCTAACTCATGTAGATAACTTATTACTTGTAAATAATGTGATGGCTAGCTAATTACAATAAAGTCTATTCTAACTCGATCTACTTGGAACTTGTATCTCACACTAACATGTTCGTCGCAATTATGACTCCACCAACAATGAACCCTCATTCGAGGGCTGTTATAGTTGGTCGATCAAATCCATCACGATATTAGCTGGTCAAGTAAGTTACTAAGTTACACTTGAATTTATGTAGCTAGGGTTTCTTCAACAGTACTCAGAAAACCCTGTTTAGAAGACTATTCTATTGTTTACTTACTTGTCACaactcaaaattctttgaaacacATGCGCTTATAAATGAAACTCGGGAGATAATTATAAgtactgaaaataataataataaaaaagagagTAAAATCTTCTGTAGGGTAGAAAGAATCACATATATAAAGACAGGCCTGTTCCTTGTTTGTTTTCTTTATGGTCATATATAATTATAAGCAGCAAAGAAAAGTTGGAGGAGGTGGTTGCAAGTGCAAGAGGCCAACCCTCAAAACCTCAACCAGAAGCTTTCTTCCTTATTACACTCCTTCACTCTCCTCCGTTTCCGTTCTCGGctcgctcctcctcctcctctctcttgCTCTTTGTCGAATGTCGGTTTATTGAAGCTCAACGACAAGGTTTTGATCTATGCCATATCTTATCCATCTCTGATAGCCTACCTCCATCCTTTTATCCCCGTCTCCTCGGCACCCAATTTCTGTGTAGATCGATAAAGGGACCGATCGAGGAGAAAGAGAGCACCAGGATCTTAAGGCATCAGTAAGCCAAAGTAATATTCTGAAGGTTGCAGGTGATCACTCTCAATGTGTCTGCATATATGGTACATAATATTTCATGTTCGATCGGTcggttcttcctcttcctcttctttttcttttttcttttcgcTTGGAGTATATATGTGCTCTACTGAGATCTACATATGTTTCAGCTCAATGATCATAATGATTACTCATAATTACATACATTTCATAAATATTATGCACACACTTTGATCATATATATGATGAGTTCTGGTGGATCTATTCCTTTAATTTTCAAGTGCTTTTGTTTCTCTGAGTAGAGAATTCTacaaaactaaattatttttcaacaaatactttttttttattgaagTAGAGAATAGGGCAACACTAGATCTTTGGTTTCATTTGAAGATTAATTGTGTTTTATTATAATGATTAAGCAAATTAATGGTTTAAGAACTTTACATAATTATGATTTGGGGtttgtaaaaatatttctaatatgTAGAGAATTCATGAGAAGAAAATTAagttattttcatttattgaacATAAATGCAATGAGGATATAGTGAATTTCCTCACTTATTATAAAGTTAATTTTATGCATAAAATTGAATCTCTTGTCTATCAAATTTGATTAATTTCATTTGATTGAAAACATATAAAATATTTATTCTCATAAAATGAGAGAATATAAATTAACAGAAGAGACTCATTACATGTGATATAACTTGCACCATCTAAACATTTCATGAATTTTGCAGGACTTGACTCCAATTACATCCACAAGATCAAGATGAACACTGTTTTGCGCATTCCACCCGGCTTTCGATTCCACCCCACCGATGAGGAATTGGTAGACTACTACCTTAGGAAGAAAGTGGCTACTCGAAGGATCGACTTAGATGTAATAAAAGATGTTGATCTATACAAAATTGAACCTTGGGATCTTCAAGGTGCTACACTACAAGTTCATGATTTTAATTTCTTATGTTTGTGGGATCTTTGTAGCATTTGCCTCTATAATAATATGAGTGATTGATGATACATGTTTTCGATAAATCCTGTAGAGATATGTAGGTTTGGTGCGGAAGAGCAAAGTGATTGGTACTTCTTCAGTCATAAGGACAAAAAATATCCAACCGGAACTCGAACCAACCGAGCAACAACAGCCGGGTTTTGGAAGGCAACTGGGAGAGACAAGCCAATTTACTCCAAGCTTAGGTTGATTGGGATGAGAAAGACTTTGGTCTATTACAAGGGAAGAGCCCCCAATGGACTAAAGTCGGATTGGATCATGCATGAGTATCGCCTTGAGACGAACGAAAATGGACCTCCACAGGCAAGTTGATTTGTTTCTTTCCAAGATATTTTCATTTTGAACAAGTTGATTATACAAATTTAGGAACAGTAAGGAGCTCAAACAACCATTTATGGGTTTTCTTATTTAACCCTACACCCTAAATTACTCTAAAAGCCTAACTGCTTGAGATATAATTAAGTAGGTGCCCTAACCATTGAAACTTATATCATATGTGTTCAAAGTCTTAAATTTTGTGTTACATTTCTTTGCAAAATTCAGAATTTGAATATTTCAAGATCTCAATTGGGTGTGATTCTTGAACCATTTACAGGAAGAGGGTTGGGTGGTGTGTAGGGTGTTCAAGAAACGAGCTCCTACCGCTCGAAAAGTGAGTGACGATATGCCGTGGTATGACATGGAACAAGGATCGCTCGTTAGAGACATCGACTCACCGAGGACTTTGCCTTTGCAATCTGCCTTAGAATACAATCGCCAACTCTTCTACAAGCACGAGAAGAAGTTTCAATACCACTCCCCACAAGAGTACACTTATCATGAAGTACTTCCACCAATTGAGAGCCCCAATAGCAATGGCAATTACATGAACCATGGAAGCTCTCTCCGATCCATCTTCTCGGAGAACAATGAAGCAATTGTGCAACCTAGACACCAACTTGAGGTGATCGAGATTGACAACAACACTGAGAACATTAGCCAAGCTTCTGACCTAGTGACCGATTGGAGGGTTTTCGATAAGTTTGTCGCCTCCCAACTTAGCCATGATGCTTCAAAGGAAGCAATGTACTCAGAGGAAGCTGAACACATACTTCAAGTCACTGAAGAACAAGAAGTTGGCATGGAGCTACCATCTACATCGACCGCAAGCTGCCAAATTTATCCAtggaaatgaatcaaacaacaaAGCAGAATTGAATTCTAGAACAATtgaaaccatatatatatatagctagcTACTCTTATTGTGCAAACTATATGGTGCAATATGAATCATTTGTGAAAtgacaatatatatatatgatggtaTTGTACATACGAGCAAGACGATTGCAATGCGGTTGTTTCTCTAAGTATTCCTACTTATTGATCAGTAATAACTACTACAACCAAATTGATGGCTGTGTTCTTGCCCAAGCTTTCTTGATTCTGAACTagtgcatttatttatttattttcatcagAGCAAAAGACAAATGTGTAATGTAAACACTTGCATCAGACCATGTTTTATCCAAGTAAACAGACCTAAATGTAATTGATTGTGTGctacaataatttttaatttctgtATATCAAATTATATAAATAGCCATCAAAATTTGTCTCTAATGCAACAGTGAAAACTAATCTTACTCTAATGACTCATTGTTTATATAGATTATACAGTTTGTGCACATAATTACAGTTCTTAATTAAAAACctatatctatctatctatctatatatatatgaacTTAATCATCTACTTATAAACAATCACAGTAAGGGAAGTTTTTGTTCATATACAGGAGGAGCATATAATTAATTACATCTGcacaatataatttttttttatcataattcTAAGGTTTGTTCATGCATACATTCAACACCTACTTACATCAAATATAAAGAGTATATATAAAATAAAGATCCCTATAAGAACTTTAAGGTCTGAGAACAACAAGAAAGCATAATGATGTTATATATGGTGTCATTCTTGTTCTTgagataaataataaataattgtgACCAAGCAATATAATTGATCATTGATATTTAGAGCTAATTATGCTCCTAAATCCTAATTAAACCATACACTTCTCTTCCTTAGTTTTGTACTAACTACACCTCTTATTTAATCCGGCAAAACAAGTACTtaaacactatatatatataatcaatacTGATAATCTGAGTCAGTCACATAACAAAAGATATTCACCATCAAACATGAATTTTTTTACCTTGTGGTTGGTGTTGAAAATGTATATATTGAAGTTGATCGTCATGGAAAGAAGAACTTTATTCGCCTGTGCTCATATTCAATACTCCTCCAGAGTagaatcaaaccatgcatatgaatcagaagcaaagaagaagaagcagaagaagaagaagaagaagaagaagaagctttcatATTCCTTCAAATGGAACTAAATCACCATGACTTTATgacaaggaggaggaagaggaggaggacgacgaggacgaggacgaggacgaggacgaggacgaAGATGAGGACGAAGAAGACAAGAAAGAAGAGGTATCCATGCAGGGAAGCAAGGGTATGACTTTGATATTCCTTGAAAGCAAACTAACTGTTTTAGTGGGTTATATATGTGTGTCAGAGGTGATGAGGGTTGGgacttgagagagagagagagagagagagtgagagagagagattcATTTAGGTCAAAAAGGAGGGCTGTTGGGAACCAAGTGGACATGAGGATTAATGCATGCAAAGATGTATATAATTTAGGGTTGAGGAGGAGGTGAGTTAAGTGCATGTTGTTTGTGGAGGAAGATAACATGATGTGGCGTGAAAGCTCTCATGTGAAGACTCATCATGCCCACCATATCATCTTCCCTTCCACGCCTACTGTGTGCAATTTTGCATGCACAAACAATTGTGGGAGGATTTTTAATCGAACGAATTTACCCAAAAAtgtattattaaattaacttaataattactCTAGCTCTCATCAATCTGCATCATCATGcatgcttgcttcttctcttctcctactCTTATGCTTAGTTTACTAATGTGGATTATTATGGTGGATATATAGGATGGCCGGTGTCTTGTTAATTACCTACTTTAAGTTAACACAAGCATTTCATTGGTTATCCATtacataattatattaattagttCAAGCAATCAATTAGTTAACTAATTATCCAAACACTATATAATAATGGAACAATTCTTCTACTTACATCACTATATGTGTAGATTAATGAAGTTAATTATAATAATGGTTATCAGATCACGTGCCTAACTTGACAGTGaatttttttgattaattaaagaAACTTGTCGAGCTATAAAGTAGCTGATTACTTTTgttaaactaattaattaagttcTTTTTGGACATTCATAAGCTAGAGCTAAGCAATCGACTTAAGTGTTTATAGTTGgattaattagtctcttttttttttccttttcaagaTATCTAAGTGACAAGTACACAAACATGCTTAACTATTGAAAAATTCATCATCTAAATTAAATATCCCGATATATATATTTTGGTCGTTCTAAAAACACGTAGAACATATACATACACCAACACATACACTACACATACAATGATATGATTGATATTCTTTGAGGGTATATTCTATTGACTTTGGAGGCCTACATATTCGCCAAACATCGATCGCGAACAGAAGTAGAACTCATGAGGAAGAAGAACTCATGAGTAGGGCAAAAAACAGCTTATAAAATATAATTGTTTAGCATATTTGTGTATTACTATACGTAGGtccttattattttttcttgtaattaTTTTGTTGGGAATTCATTCATTATATCTGTGGAAGGCAAAGGCCAATAATTGTACACATAAAGGTGGATGATGTAGTACACAAAGATTTATGTTACTTGTGAAGGGAAACACATGATGAGGATGAAGAGCATCTGTAATAATTTGAAGTGGTGGAATTGATTAAGTAAAGTAAAGGAGACAGTGCTTCTGACTCCACTGGTTCATGCTTACTCTCCATGAGCCAGACAGCATGGGGAGCCAAACCCTAAACCCCATCATCATGTTGCTTTTAAGCTCAGCCACCTCACACCGAGAGTGTCGCGGAGAATTGTGTTAGTCGTCGTGTTGTTATAATTAATTAAAGTATATTTAATTTGTTGCCCTCTccttttgttagaaaattatgtTGATTGGGTCTAATTGAGATTTTTGACCTAGCTATGTTATGTAAGTGGCATAGCTCTTGCACATTTGATTATCACCATTGACTATTTGTCCTCTTGCCTTGAGAAAATGGCCATAATATTATCCTCACGGGATGGACAATTGGCTAGCGCATAATGATGTTACTACCATGAGGTCTGGAGGTTAAATCTCGGCTAGTAGTCGGGTGTATGCTCTCCCTCATATGCTATTTAATTGTTCAAGACTAGTAACTATCCGTGATTTACTTTTTCCGTATTTGCCTGAAGACCAATTGACGGAGACACTGGGAGCTAACAAAGCACCTCTTGCCACCATTTGAGAAAAAGGCCATTGCTCTTGCCACCATTTGAGAAAAAAGCTATTGCTCCAAATTTTGCTACAATTGAGAAAAAGGCCAttaaaagggggagaaataactCCAAAATTTAGAGTTAGAAATGATAAGTCAGAtcatataaattaatattataatcATTTGTATTAATATAAGATTAATATATAAAAGTGATTAACTTAGTAAATAAATTAATTCTTAGTTagatagttaaaaaaattaatatatttttaaaaagttttgtctaTTATATTGAGTTAGCTCATATCTAATATTACAAGTTAGTATTTGTATGTGTGCTATATCTAATTCTCTTTTATATTAACTTTGTGGCTGTCTTTAACAATTTTCTATTTCCTTCTCTTTGCATTAGGAGTGCTAACTTCTAATTAACTTTTATTAGAGTGACAGCTTGATGTATATAACAGAATAAATCAAGATAAAATTTACTTCaagattaataaaaataattaacacGGGCACGTTTAGATACATTAAAAAGAACATGGTGAGTATCTTAAAGGTGATAAGCCACTAAGTTTGACAAGAGTTAAAATAGAGAACTGGCCTTTGTAGCAATGTCTTCTCCTTTTGcctaaaaacaaaagaatacACAAATTGAGTTAGAGATTTGCCTTCAGCAGTAACATCTCATGGTGTTTGCTTCCTTTTCATTCTTAGAACATCTTCTGGCGAATGATTAGTTGCA
This region of Zingiber officinale cultivar Zhangliang chromosome 9A, Zo_v1.1, whole genome shotgun sequence genomic DNA includes:
- the LOC122019817 gene encoding NADH dehydrogenase (ubiquinone) complex I, assembly factor 6-like, encoding MSNPSAYSKNIRGAFSYCVQQVRSYDYHHYLCLLQLLPDMRKAAFVLRAFNVETARAMDVASDPNTGLMRLLWWQDTIDKLFAKKKVEHPVAQALSSVISDYKISKHWLKRSVDARIKDASREGVIPETIADLEQYAEDTASTMLYMTLQAGGIRSTNVDHAASHIGKASGLLLLLKSLPYHGSRQGRIEYIPADVASRHGLLTTSNGGPEIKIESSEALPDAVFEVASVASLHLQKARELAPTIPPEALPVLLPAVPAQVLLDTLRRRNFNVFDSRISRGIHGISPLWYLLKLKWHAWRKTY
- the LOC122020957 gene encoding NAC domain-containing protein 7-like; the encoded protein is MPWYDMEQGSLVRDIDSPRTLPLQSALEYNRQLFYKHEKKFQYHSPQEYTYHEVLPPIESPNSNGNYMNHGSSLRSIFSENNEAIVQPRHQLEVIEIDNNTENISQASDLVTDWRVFDKFVASQLSHDASKEAMYSEEAEHILQVTEEQEVGMELPSTSTASCQIYPWK